One window of the Ureibacillus sp. FSL W7-1570 genome contains the following:
- the dapB gene encoding 4-hydroxy-tetrahydrodipicolinate reductase codes for MTIRVAIAGCRGKMGKEAVKTVVGQEGIELVAALDYKHVGESLAELEMFPADLDVPIYLDLSQLIEETKPDVLIDLTSPHAVYDHVKVSLLHQVRPVVGTTGFTDEQLEELTQLAQEQKTGCIIAPNFAIGAVLMMKFAKEAAKYLPNVEIIELHHDRKLDAPSGTAKKTAQMIAEVREERKQGHPLEEETMAGARGADFEGMRIHSVRLPGLVAHQEVIFGGNGQLLTIRHDSFNRESFMDGIVYCVKKVMELEQLVYGMENIL; via the coding sequence ATGACAATAAGAGTAGCAATTGCAGGATGCAGAGGAAAAATGGGAAAAGAAGCCGTTAAAACCGTTGTAGGTCAAGAGGGAATAGAGCTGGTGGCGGCGCTTGACTACAAACATGTCGGGGAAAGCCTCGCGGAACTTGAGATGTTTCCAGCTGATTTAGATGTTCCGATTTATTTGGACTTATCCCAATTAATAGAAGAAACAAAACCGGATGTATTAATTGACTTAACAAGTCCTCATGCTGTATATGATCATGTCAAGGTTTCCCTTTTGCACCAGGTTCGCCCGGTTGTCGGAACCACAGGCTTTACGGATGAACAATTGGAAGAATTGACGCAGCTTGCACAAGAGCAAAAAACGGGTTGCATCATCGCACCGAATTTTGCCATTGGTGCGGTGTTAATGATGAAATTTGCAAAAGAGGCTGCAAAATATTTGCCAAATGTGGAAATCATTGAATTGCATCATGACCGCAAACTGGATGCCCCATCCGGTACGGCAAAGAAAACGGCACAAATGATTGCGGAAGTCCGGGAAGAACGGAAACAGGGACATCCATTGGAAGAAGAAACAATGGCTGGTGCGAGAGGAGCGGATTTTGAAGGGATGCGCATCCACTCCGTCCGTCTTCCGGGATTGGTGGCCCACCAAGAAGTCATTTTTGGCGGAAACGGACAATTGTTGACGATTCGCCATGACTCCTTCAACCGGGAATCATTTATGGATGGCATTGTCTACTGTGTCAAAAAAGTAATGGAACTGGAACAATTGGTTTATGGTATGGAAAATATTCTATAA
- the mgsA gene encoding methylglyoxal synthase has translation MKIALIAHDSKKDSLVEFAIAYKEILQQHDLYATGTTGRRIIEEAGLSVTCFRSGPLGGDQQMGAMIANNDMDMVFFFRDPLTAQPHEPDCTALIRLCDVYNIPLATNMGTAEILLKGLQEGFVDWRLIQERKSN, from the coding sequence ATGAAAATCGCATTAATTGCCCACGATAGCAAAAAAGATAGTCTTGTTGAGTTTGCCATTGCATATAAAGAAATATTGCAGCAACATGATTTGTATGCAACAGGAACGACAGGCCGCCGCATTATTGAAGAGGCAGGGCTTTCCGTTACTTGTTTTCGTTCCGGCCCTTTAGGCGGCGACCAACAGATGGGAGCAATGATTGCCAACAACGATATGGATATGGTGTTTTTCTTCCGCGATCCATTGACAGCGCAGCCTCATGAGCCTGATTGTACAGCGCTTATCCGTTTGTGCGATGTTTACAATATCCCGCTTGCAACCAATATGGGAACGGCGGAAATTTTGTTGAAAGGCTTGCAGGAAGGATTCGTGGATTGGCGATTGATTCAGGAAAGAAAGTCGAATTAA
- the bshA gene encoding N-acetyl-alpha-D-glucosaminyl L-malate synthase BshA: MRKLKIGITCYPTVGGSGVLATELGKKLAERGHEIHFITSSVPFRLKKIYPNVFFHEVEVNNYSVFQYPPYDIALASKMADVILDQNLDVLHVHYAIPHAVCAVLARDMCGENIGIVTTLHGTDISVLGQDSTLAQAIKYGIEKSDIVTAVSNALKEQTYEIIKPNKEIETIYNFVDESVFKPLEEAPLLKKQYGIGEDEKVIIHCSNFRRIKNLPDVVETFIRIRSQIPAKLLLVGDGPEQHRVMVQAKESPYKDDILFLGKQENVEELFSISDLKLLMSEKESFGLVLLEAMACGVPGIGTNVGGIPEVIEHGVNGYIVELGDVQQAAEYAIELLSDENKHADFKKNAIHTVQTKFSAEPIIDHYEELYYRLAALKV, encoded by the coding sequence GTGAGAAAATTAAAGATTGGTATTACGTGTTACCCAACGGTGGGCGGTTCAGGAGTGTTGGCGACGGAATTGGGGAAAAAGCTCGCGGAACGCGGACATGAAATCCATTTCATTACATCCAGTGTGCCTTTTCGATTAAAAAAAATTTATCCGAATGTCTTTTTCCATGAAGTCGAGGTGAACAACTACTCCGTATTCCAATACCCGCCATATGATATTGCGTTGGCAAGCAAAATGGCCGATGTGATTTTGGATCAAAATTTGGATGTATTGCACGTTCATTACGCCATTCCACATGCGGTGTGCGCAGTGCTTGCCCGTGATATGTGCGGGGAAAACATTGGAATTGTGACTACTTTGCATGGAACGGACATTTCGGTTTTAGGGCAAGATTCAACACTCGCGCAAGCCATCAAGTATGGCATTGAAAAATCCGACATAGTGACAGCAGTATCCAACGCATTAAAAGAACAAACATATGAAATTATCAAACCGAATAAAGAAATCGAAACAATCTATAATTTTGTCGATGAATCCGTCTTTAAACCATTGGAAGAAGCTCCATTATTGAAAAAACAATACGGAATTGGGGAAGATGAAAAAGTCATTATCCATTGCTCCAATTTCCGAAGAATAAAAAATCTGCCGGACGTCGTTGAAACATTCATTCGGATCCGCAGTCAAATTCCGGCCAAATTGCTTCTTGTCGGCGACGGGCCTGAACAGCACCGGGTGATGGTTCAAGCGAAAGAATCACCATACAAAGACGATATCTTATTCTTAGGAAAACAGGAAAATGTGGAAGAACTATTCTCTATCAGTGATTTAAAACTATTAATGTCTGAGAAAGAATCCTTTGGTTTGGTGCTGCTTGAGGCAATGGCATGCGGCGTGCCGGGCATTGGAACAAACGTCGGCGGCATTCCGGAAGTGATTGAACACGGCGTCAATGGTTATATTGTCGAATTGGGCGATGTTCAACAGGCCGCAGAATATGCCATCGAATTATTGTCGGATGAAAATAAACACGCTGATTTCAAGAAAAACGCCATTCATACGGTGCAAACGAAGTTTAGTGCCGAACCGATTATCGATCATTATGAAGAATTATATTATCGATTGGCGGCATTGAAAGTATGA
- a CDS encoding CCA tRNA nucleotidyltransferase → MKQSNDWEVALRVIDKIEKAGYEAVIVGGAVRDHLLARKIHDVDVATNALPMEIKNIFRNTVDVGIQHGTVIVLDEGSPIEVTTYRTDGTYTDFRRPEEVTFVRDLPKDLERRDFTINAMAYTKDGEIIDLFGGKEDLNNGIIRAVGDANSRFREDALRMLRAVRFAAQLGFSIEESTMNAIQKDSDLIEFIAKERIHMELSKMWVAEYVYLGIKALVESNLALYLPGNFAEHLEAWKPFQAKEPEVGWAYLCLLNRKEMEDIIEFYRYSNKEKSFAKKVIHAYDRFLNRWDEYDYFSNDLTILETAYDFAVWQGKDVPFSKDHIAKVKKLLPIQTMDDFALNGHLLIQWSGKRGGPWVKEALDKALYAVLTGQVKNDEKQLKEWFHNEFIHER, encoded by the coding sequence ATGAAGCAATCAAACGATTGGGAAGTGGCATTACGCGTAATTGATAAAATTGAAAAGGCCGGTTATGAAGCGGTCATTGTTGGAGGAGCGGTAAGGGATCATTTGCTCGCACGGAAAATCCATGACGTGGATGTTGCAACAAATGCCCTTCCAATGGAAATCAAAAACATTTTTCGAAACACCGTTGATGTGGGTATCCAGCACGGAACGGTCATTGTATTGGATGAAGGCAGTCCCATAGAAGTGACCACATACCGCACCGACGGAACCTATACCGATTTCCGCAGACCGGAAGAAGTGACATTTGTGAGGGACTTGCCAAAAGATCTGGAGCGGCGAGATTTCACCATCAATGCGATGGCATATACAAAAGACGGCGAAATTATCGATCTATTCGGCGGAAAAGAAGATTTAAATAATGGTATCATTCGAGCTGTAGGTGATGCCAATTCAAGATTCCGGGAAGATGCCTTGAGAATGTTGCGGGCTGTACGTTTTGCGGCACAACTCGGTTTCTCCATCGAGGAATCGACAATGAACGCCATCCAAAAAGATAGCGATTTAATTGAATTTATTGCCAAAGAAAGAATTCACATGGAACTATCGAAAATGTGGGTGGCGGAATATGTCTATTTAGGAATCAAGGCGCTTGTTGAAAGCAATTTGGCGCTTTATTTGCCGGGCAATTTTGCGGAACATTTGGAGGCATGGAAACCGTTTCAGGCAAAAGAACCTGAAGTGGGATGGGCATATCTTTGCCTATTAAACCGTAAAGAAATGGAAGATATTATCGAATTTTACAGATACTCAAACAAGGAAAAAAGCTTTGCGAAAAAAGTGATTCACGCCTATGACCGGTTTCTGAACAGATGGGACGAATATGATTATTTTTCAAATGACTTGACCATTCTGGAAACTGCTTATGATTTTGCCGTTTGGCAAGGCAAGGACGTTCCTTTTTCCAAGGATCATATTGCCAAAGTGAAAAAGCTTTTGCCGATTCAAACAATGGACGATTTTGCATTGAACGGCCATCTCCTCATCCAATGGTCCGGGAAAAGGGGAGGACCTTGGGTAAAAGAAGCACTGGACAAAGCGCTGTATGCAGTTTTAACAGGGCAAGTAAAAAATGATGAAAAACAATTAAAGGAATGGTTCCACAATGAATTTATCCATGAAAGATAA
- a CDS encoding biotin--[acetyl-CoA-carboxylase] ligase, with amino-acid sequence MNLSMKDKILQRFLSAKGEPISGQQLADELGISRTAIWKHLQTLQEEGYEFVTIKKKGYRLVEVPDRVDAAKISSFLNTKRFGHAIHYFEEIDSTQSVAQQLARQGAEDGTVIIAEEQTGGKGRMQRTWHSAKGKGIWMTIIVRPNIPPHQAPQLTLVAAVSVVLAMKSLYKNFIPVIKWPNDILINGKKCAGILTEMLAEMDRVEGLLIGIGINTNHELDDFPEDIQSIATSIAIEEKQKVDRAQLVAEILKNLEYYTDEYVAHGFKSIKKLWEEHSGTIGKRIKATTIREIIEGQAVGITDEGVLEILLDDGQVKKVYSADIEIQNE; translated from the coding sequence ATGAATTTATCCATGAAAGATAAAATATTGCAACGCTTTCTTTCAGCAAAAGGCGAGCCAATTTCAGGACAACAGCTTGCGGATGAATTGGGGATATCCCGCACTGCCATATGGAAACATTTGCAAACCCTTCAAGAAGAGGGATATGAGTTTGTGACCATCAAGAAAAAGGGGTATCGGTTGGTTGAAGTGCCAGATCGGGTGGATGCGGCAAAAATTTCTTCTTTTTTAAATACGAAACGTTTTGGCCATGCGATTCATTACTTTGAAGAAATCGACTCGACCCAATCGGTTGCCCAGCAGTTGGCAAGACAAGGTGCGGAAGACGGCACCGTGATCATCGCCGAAGAACAAACGGGCGGCAAGGGAAGAATGCAACGAACTTGGCATTCGGCAAAAGGGAAGGGCATTTGGATGACAATCATTGTCCGTCCAAATATTCCTCCCCACCAAGCCCCCCAGCTCACACTTGTTGCAGCTGTAAGTGTCGTATTGGCAATGAAGTCTCTATATAAAAACTTTATACCGGTAATCAAATGGCCGAATGATATTTTAATCAACGGGAAAAAATGTGCCGGCATATTGACGGAGATGCTTGCGGAAATGGACCGGGTGGAAGGTTTGCTCATCGGAATAGGGATCAACACAAATCATGAACTGGACGATTTCCCTGAAGACATCCAATCCATTGCCACATCGATCGCCATTGAAGAAAAACAAAAAGTGGATCGGGCACAACTGGTAGCGGAGATTTTAAAGAATTTGGAGTATTATACAGATGAATATGTGGCCCATGGATTCAAGTCGATCAAAAAATTGTGGGAAGAACATTCAGGCACAATCGGCAAACGGATCAAAGCCACAACCATCCGGGAGATCATCGAAGGACAAGCGGTCGGCATCACCGATGAAGGGGTGCTGGAAATTCTTTTGGATGACGGCCAAGTGAAAAAGGTCTACTCTGCGGATATTGAAATTCAAAATGAATAA
- the panB gene encoding 3-methyl-2-oxobutanoate hydroxymethyltransferase translates to MKTTSDFLTMKANGEKIVMITAYDCPSAKYAEEAGVDMILVGDSLGMVVLGYDSTVQVTVDDMIHHAKAVRRGAKDTFMVVDMPFGSYHGDPNEALKTAVRMIQESGADALKVEGAGEVLYVIKKLVHAGIPVVAHLGLTPQSVGVLGGYKVQGKTAEQAQELIEDALRCQEAGAMAVVLECIPHQLTEIVSKKLVIPTIGIGAGPEADGQVLVFHDLLRYGKHRIPKFAKEFANAGEQIQKGIEGYAKAVKEGSFPAPEHCFNMKEEELFSIYGGK, encoded by the coding sequence GTGAAAACAACAAGCGATTTTTTAACAATGAAGGCGAATGGTGAAAAAATTGTCATGATCACTGCTTACGACTGCCCTTCTGCCAAATACGCGGAAGAAGCGGGAGTCGATATGATCCTTGTCGGTGACTCTTTGGGGATGGTCGTGTTAGGATACGACTCCACGGTGCAAGTGACAGTGGACGATATGATTCACCATGCAAAAGCGGTCCGCCGCGGCGCAAAAGATACGTTTATGGTGGTGGATATGCCTTTCGGTTCTTATCATGGCGATCCGAATGAAGCATTAAAAACCGCCGTTCGCATGATTCAGGAATCCGGCGCGGATGCTTTAAAAGTCGAAGGTGCCGGAGAAGTGCTTTATGTGATAAAAAAATTGGTTCATGCAGGAATTCCGGTTGTAGCACATCTGGGATTGACACCCCAATCGGTTGGTGTGCTTGGAGGATATAAAGTGCAAGGAAAAACGGCTGAACAAGCTCAAGAATTGATTGAAGACGCCCTTCGTTGCCAGGAAGCAGGGGCCATGGCCGTCGTTTTGGAATGCATCCCTCACCAATTGACTGAAATCGTTTCCAAGAAATTGGTGATTCCGACAATCGGCATCGGTGCAGGTCCTGAAGCCGATGGACAAGTACTTGTGTTCCATGATCTGTTAAGATATGGAAAGCACCGTATTCCGAAGTTTGCGAAAGAATTTGCCAATGCGGGAGAACAGATTCAAAAGGGAATTGAAGGGTATGCAAAAGCGGTAAAAGAAGGTTCATTCCCCGCACCTGAACATTGTTTCAATATGAAAGAAGAAGAATTATTCTCGATTTATGGAGGCAAATAA
- the panC gene encoding pantoate--beta-alanine ligase produces MEVVKTIVELKSIVKNVKSEGKTIGLVPTMGYLHEGHMALAKAAREENDFVIMSIFVNPTQFGPNEDYESYPRDLERDKKIAESVGVDVVFAPSAEEMYPTDGGIRIHAGRQATILCGASRPGHFDGVLQVVTKLFHLAEPTRAYFGQKDAQQVAIVTTLVRDYNFPLEIRTVPIVREEDGLAKSSRNVYLSETERKEAPAIYKGLKLAKEEYLSSNDAEKAVRAAKDYILENTSGRIDYVELLSYPDLAPVDDSTEQLLLAAAVYIGKTRLIDNIIFSKKGEI; encoded by the coding sequence ATGGAAGTTGTAAAAACAATTGTTGAACTGAAATCTATCGTTAAAAACGTAAAATCAGAGGGAAAAACGATCGGGCTTGTACCAACGATGGGTTATCTTCATGAAGGGCATATGGCGCTTGCCAAAGCGGCAAGAGAAGAAAATGATTTTGTCATTATGAGCATTTTCGTAAACCCTACCCAGTTTGGTCCGAATGAAGACTATGAATCTTATCCGAGAGATTTGGAGAGGGATAAAAAAATTGCGGAGTCCGTCGGGGTGGATGTCGTTTTTGCCCCTTCCGCCGAAGAAATGTATCCGACAGATGGCGGCATCCGGATCCATGCAGGAAGACAGGCGACGATTCTTTGTGGTGCATCAAGACCCGGCCACTTTGACGGGGTGTTGCAAGTGGTGACGAAATTATTCCATCTTGCTGAACCGACAAGAGCCTATTTCGGCCAAAAAGATGCCCAACAAGTGGCCATAGTGACGACGCTTGTCCGGGATTACAATTTCCCATTGGAAATCCGGACAGTTCCAATTGTCCGTGAAGAGGACGGACTTGCAAAATCATCCCGGAACGTCTATTTATCAGAAACTGAACGCAAAGAAGCGCCGGCTATTTATAAAGGATTAAAACTTGCAAAAGAAGAATATCTATCTTCCAATGATGCTGAAAAAGCGGTTCGGGCTGCGAAAGATTATATTTTGGAAAATACAAGTGGACGGATCGATTACGTCGAATTATTGTCCTATCCGGATTTGGCACCGGTGGACGACTCAACGGAACAATTGTTGCTTGCTGCTGCAGTGTATATTGGAAAAACTCGTTTAATTGACAATATTATCTTTTCAAAAAAAGGGGAAATTTAA
- the panD gene encoding aspartate 1-decarboxylase, giving the protein MFREMMNAKIHRAQVTEANLNYVGSITIDADLLDAVGMLPNEKVQVVNNNNGARFETYIIPGERGSGVICVNGAAARLVQEGDIVIIISYAYVEQEKLADHKPTVAIMGEGNRIKEIIHYEPEATVL; this is encoded by the coding sequence ATGTTTAGAGAAATGATGAACGCCAAAATTCATCGTGCACAAGTAACGGAAGCGAATTTAAATTATGTGGGTTCCATTACGATTGATGCGGATCTGTTGGATGCTGTCGGCATGCTTCCAAACGAAAAAGTACAAGTGGTGAATAACAACAACGGTGCGCGATTTGAAACATATATCATCCCCGGTGAACGTGGAAGCGGCGTGATTTGCGTCAACGGTGCCGCTGCACGCCTCGTTCAGGAGGGGGATATTGTCATCATTATTTCTTACGCTTATGTGGAGCAGGAAAAACTTGCCGATCACAAACCGACTGTTGCGATTATGGGGGAAGGCAATAGAATCAAAGAAATCATCCATTATGAACCTGAGGCAACAGTGCTATAA
- the lpdA gene encoding dihydrolipoyl dehydrogenase, whose translation MKKFDVAIIGAGAGGYVAAIYAARSGLNVALVEKGKVGGACFNLGCIPSKIMIEHSKLVQKMKLGQEWGITAGSIDIDFPKLMKRKDVIIQQLLEDIHRYIGNNTITFYEGKGEVSKDLTVKVNEETFEAENIILATGSRPFVPPFKGLETADYHTTDTIFHIKELPKQLTIIGGGVISIEMAFSLAPLGTKVTILNHSRDILQTEEPDARPIIRQKLYDLGVELVLDFDFEEIHGNEIVTSRGVYTYENLLFATGRRPNVEIAEALGLEMDGRYIKVNEYYQTSMPHVYAIGDIIGGYQLAHAASAEGIHAIEAILGNKPEPIDQSAIPRCVYSTPEIATFGVMEDEVNPEEAIVTKLPFKSNPKALMEGNSDGFIKFISSKKDSRILGACVVGDGATEILNSMLAVKVAGGTAEDLGKIIFPHPTKSEVIGDAARTVFWRGIHI comes from the coding sequence ATGAAAAAATTTGATGTTGCAATTATCGGAGCTGGTGCGGGCGGATATGTGGCGGCCATTTATGCGGCAAGAAGCGGCCTCAACGTTGCTTTGGTGGAGAAAGGAAAAGTGGGTGGAGCCTGCTTTAATTTAGGTTGTATTCCATCAAAAATCATGATCGAGCATTCGAAACTCGTCCAGAAAATGAAGCTTGGACAAGAGTGGGGCATTACGGCGGGTTCAATTGACATCGATTTTCCAAAGCTGATGAAGCGGAAAGATGTCATTATTCAACAATTATTGGAAGATATTCACCGGTATATCGGAAACAACACCATCACTTTTTATGAAGGCAAAGGGGAAGTTTCAAAGGATTTAACGGTGAAAGTAAATGAGGAAACGTTTGAAGCGGAGAACATCATATTGGCGACTGGCAGCAGACCGTTCGTGCCTCCTTTTAAAGGGCTTGAGACGGCAGATTACCACACAACCGATACAATTTTCCATATTAAGGAACTGCCGAAGCAATTAACGATCATTGGCGGCGGAGTCATTTCCATCGAAATGGCTTTCAGTTTGGCGCCATTAGGTACGAAAGTGACAATTTTGAACCATAGCCGGGATATTTTGCAGACGGAAGAGCCGGATGCGCGGCCCATTATCCGTCAAAAATTGTATGATCTGGGAGTGGAACTTGTTCTGGATTTTGATTTTGAAGAAATTCACGGAAATGAAATTGTGACTTCAAGAGGTGTTTATACATACGAAAACTTATTATTTGCGACCGGCAGAAGACCGAATGTGGAAATTGCGGAAGCGCTCGGGTTGGAAATGGATGGGCGCTACATTAAAGTCAATGAATATTATCAGACAAGCATGCCGCATGTGTATGCAATCGGCGATATTATTGGAGGCTATCAATTGGCCCATGCGGCAAGCGCGGAAGGCATCCATGCCATTGAAGCGATCTTGGGGAACAAACCGGAACCGATTGATCAATCGGCGATTCCACGATGTGTTTATTCCACACCGGAAATCGCCACATTCGGGGTCATGGAGGATGAGGTGAATCCCGAAGAGGCAATTGTGACGAAACTTCCGTTTAAATCAAATCCGAAAGCCTTAATGGAAGGCAATTCGGACGGGTTTATTAAATTTATTTCCAGCAAAAAGGACAGCCGCATTTTAGGGGCATGTGTCGTAGGGGATGGTGCAACGGAAATCCTGAATTCCATGCTTGCAGTAAAAGTGGCCGGTGGAACGGCGGAGGATTTGGGGAAAATTATTTTCCCACATCCTACAAAAAGTGAAGTGATTGGAGATGCTGCCAGAACGGTTTTTTGGAGGGGGATTCATATTTGA